In Oceanobacillus sp. FSL K6-2867, one DNA window encodes the following:
- a CDS encoding type I restriction endonuclease subunit R, whose protein sequence is MRKVITEDMIEQACIQELSKNEYYNFINANINANKVFSSLNVLESEDDGTGRSHIQETILPKVFFASLQNLNPHIPTRLLKDIVQDFRRPFTDKELEVVNYERYRQLKNGIHVEFEKDGKKQYETVRITDFNTASNNKFTLVSQMWIKGETQHRRPDLLLFVNGLPIVFIELKNSDVKLKTAYDKNLQDYIRDIPQLFHFNQLCVLSNASETRIGSFTANYNHFFEWLRSTEDDMINRQQIRSDGTSIQYLLENLLKHETLLDYVENFILFENKRMKILAKNHQFLGVNNGVESFKKREELNGKLGVFWHTQGSGKSYSMAMFINKINRKTTGNFTFLMVTDRQDLDDQLYKNFLRTETVTEEESANPKNGEALRNDLQTNKPFLFTLIQKFRYDKGKNYPVLSERDDIVVIVDEAHRTQYKSLAQNMRTALPNAQYIAFTGTPLLGSKRLTNQWFGDYVSEYNFAQSIEDGSTVPLYYSRRVPEVWLTNDFLEDDYLEIIEDENLTPEEEEKLSNHYSKTNEVLKRDDRLNIVAKDIVEHFPNRGYLGKAMVISVDKFTTVRMYDKVKYYWNEKLKELYEKRSNATSRDERERINNQIKYMKQVEMAVVVSEDGNDDEKFKNEGLDFKKHRERMKHIDENGHDIEDNFKDPNNPLSLVFVCAMWLTGFDAPNTSTIYLDKPMKSHTLMQTIARINRVFPGKNSGLIVDYLNLFKYMKQALGDYANPDSDDNMPVKNIEEQIKLLEDVIQETREFCNQLNINLDAILQRNETFDQIDLFQQYTNVLLDKDEYHEEFKIYVNLCKNIYEACKPEIFEFDWKNNYLSIIFYLGDMIKASVREENIDNAKIALSRTLDLSVQSKYVKEDAGENKYEVTTMKTLNLSEINTDDIRKTINESPYKNIEIQELRSFIEDKLNKLLEDNKTRTNFVERYKELINRYNAGNSTNEDYYEDLVDFVDNLKREDERHVKEGLTEEELEIYDLLKKDKLTKKEEAKVKLSAKRLYKSIKNEQSKTNVIDWYKDEQPRQAVKTEIGVLLDETLPDSYDKDTFNLKTEVIMTHLMEEAMMDSSVL, encoded by the coding sequence ATGAGGAAGGTAATTACTGAAGATATGATTGAACAGGCATGTATTCAGGAGTTATCAAAAAATGAGTATTATAATTTTATTAATGCAAATATCAATGCAAATAAAGTGTTCTCTTCATTAAATGTATTAGAAAGTGAAGATGATGGAACAGGGCGTTCTCACATACAGGAAACAATTCTCCCAAAGGTGTTTTTTGCGAGTTTGCAAAATCTAAATCCACATATACCAACACGTTTATTGAAAGATATTGTACAAGACTTCAGACGCCCGTTTACAGATAAAGAACTTGAGGTCGTTAACTATGAACGGTATAGACAGCTAAAAAATGGGATCCATGTAGAATTCGAAAAAGATGGTAAGAAACAATATGAAACAGTTCGTATCACTGATTTTAATACTGCATCTAATAATAAGTTTACACTTGTTTCTCAAATGTGGATTAAAGGAGAAACGCAACATCGCAGACCAGACTTACTTTTATTTGTGAATGGATTGCCAATAGTTTTTATTGAACTGAAGAATTCAGATGTTAAATTAAAAACGGCATATGATAAAAATTTACAGGACTATATTCGTGATATTCCTCAATTATTTCATTTTAATCAATTATGCGTTCTATCAAATGCATCTGAAACGAGAATAGGCAGTTTTACAGCCAATTACAATCACTTTTTCGAATGGTTACGTTCAACAGAAGACGACATGATAAATCGTCAGCAAATACGTTCTGACGGAACAAGTATTCAGTATTTGTTAGAGAATCTTTTGAAACATGAAACGTTACTCGACTATGTAGAGAATTTTATTTTATTTGAAAATAAAAGAATGAAAATATTGGCTAAAAACCATCAATTTTTAGGTGTTAATAATGGAGTTGAATCATTTAAAAAACGTGAAGAATTAAACGGTAAACTAGGTGTGTTTTGGCATACTCAAGGAAGTGGTAAATCTTATTCAATGGCAATGTTTATTAATAAGATTAACAGAAAAACAACCGGAAATTTCACATTTCTAATGGTTACAGATCGGCAAGATTTAGATGATCAGCTGTATAAAAACTTTTTAAGAACAGAGACAGTTACAGAAGAAGAATCGGCTAATCCTAAAAATGGTGAAGCCTTAAGAAATGATTTACAAACGAACAAGCCATTCTTATTTACACTCATACAGAAATTCCGCTATGACAAAGGGAAGAACTATCCCGTATTATCTGAGCGGGATGATATTGTAGTCATTGTGGATGAGGCACACCGTACACAGTACAAATCATTAGCACAAAATATGAGAACAGCTTTACCCAATGCGCAATATATTGCTTTTACAGGAACGCCATTGTTAGGTTCAAAGCGTCTTACGAATCAATGGTTTGGAGATTATGTGAGTGAATATAATTTTGCTCAGTCAATTGAAGATGGATCAACAGTACCTTTATATTATTCAAGAAGAGTTCCTGAGGTATGGTTAACGAATGACTTTTTAGAAGATGACTATTTAGAAATTATTGAAGATGAAAACCTTACTCCTGAAGAGGAGGAAAAGCTATCTAACCATTATTCAAAAACGAATGAGGTATTAAAACGTGATGACCGTTTAAATATTGTTGCAAAAGATATTGTTGAACATTTTCCTAACAGAGGATATTTAGGTAAAGCAATGGTTATATCCGTAGACAAATTCACTACTGTGCGTATGTATGACAAAGTGAAGTATTACTGGAATGAGAAGCTGAAAGAATTATATGAAAAACGTTCCAATGCCACTTCAAGAGACGAACGAGAGCGGATTAATAATCAAATTAAATATATGAAGCAGGTAGAAATGGCTGTTGTCGTTAGTGAAGATGGCAATGATGACGAAAAATTTAAAAATGAGGGACTAGATTTTAAGAAGCACCGTGAACGTATGAAACACATTGATGAAAATGGGCATGACATTGAAGATAACTTTAAAGATCCTAACAATCCATTATCACTAGTTTTTGTTTGTGCGATGTGGTTAACGGGATTTGACGCACCAAATACTTCAACTATTTATTTAGATAAACCGATGAAAAGCCATACATTAATGCAAACAATTGCACGGATTAATAGGGTGTTTCCAGGAAAGAACTCTGGATTAATTGTGGATTATCTCAACTTATTTAAATACATGAAGCAAGCTCTTGGTGATTATGCAAATCCTGATAGTGATGACAACATGCCTGTAAAAAACATTGAGGAACAAATAAAATTATTAGAAGATGTCATTCAAGAAACAAGAGAGTTTTGTAATCAACTAAACATAAATTTAGATGCAATACTTCAAAGAAATGAGACGTTTGATCAGATAGATCTCTTTCAACAGTATACGAATGTCTTATTAGATAAAGATGAATATCATGAGGAATTTAAGATATATGTTAATTTGTGTAAAAACATATATGAAGCTTGTAAACCAGAAATATTTGAATTTGATTGGAAAAATAATTATCTATCTATTATTTTTTATCTAGGTGATATGATTAAAGCATCTGTTAGAGAAGAGAATATTGACAATGCAAAAATAGCGCTTAGTAGGACATTAGATTTAAGCGTACAATCTAAATATGTTAAAGAAGATGCAGGAGAAAATAAATACGAAGTTACAACAATGAAAACGTTAAATTTATCAGAAATAAATACAGATGATATTCGTAAAACAATCAACGAGTCTCCTTATAAAAACATAGAAATTCAAGAACTGAGATCATTTATTGAAGATAAATTGAACAAACTTTTAGAAGATAATAAGACGCGTACTAATTTTGTAGAACGATATAAAGAGTTAATTAATCGCTATAATGCTGGTAACTCAACAAATGAAGATTATTATGAGGACCTAGTTGATTTTGTAGATAATCTAAAACGAGAAGATGAACGCCATGTTAAAGAGGGTTTGACTGAAGAAGAGCTAGAGATATATGACTTATTAAAGAAAGACAAGTTAACGAAAAAAGAAGAAGCGAAAGTGAAGTTATCTGCAAAGAGATTATACAAGTCTATTAAAAATGAACAAAGTAAAACGAATGTCATTGATTGGTATAAAGACGAGCAACCAAGACAAGCTGTTAAAACTGAAATAGGAGTATTATTAGATGAAACATTACCAGATAGCTACGATAAAGATACGTTTAATTTAAAAACAGAAGTTATTATGACGCATTTAATGGAAGAAGCTATGATGGATAGTTCTGTTTTATAG
- a CDS encoding class I SAM-dependent DNA methyltransferase: MNQERLNNLKKNLWNTADELRANSGLKASSYSIPVLGLIFLKFADAKYEQYESEIMQEYEALKGGRREKRIEEIAIEKCGFYLPEQSRFSYLLNLNEEEDIANKVKDAMEGIEEYSPEFVGVLPKDNYHNLNAEDNNKILNRLLRNFNDIPTDSQNDIFGEVYEYFLGEFALAEGQGGGEFYTPRSVVRYMVEVLQPMEGKVLDPACGSGGMFVQTAHYAQEHKVKNGGTPLNLRAYGVERTGETVKLAKMNLFLNNIRGEVTEANSYYADPYDSFGNFDYVLANPPFNVDNVELDLVKDQQRFNTYGVPQTKGKKPKVPNGNYLWINQFATALNETGKASLVMANSASDAGHSEKEIRKALIEDGIVSQMVALPSNMFSTVTLPATLWFFDKQKKKKDEILFIDARNIFTQVDRALREFSDEQIKNLAIINRLYEEDSESFYSLIKEYEMNSDNADSEEDKKYFQKQIDWLLERFPDGKYQDVIGLCKVAQLDGEDGIIDQDYSLNPGRYVGVVIEDDGMAADEYKEKLSDLNDEFKQLNEEAKDLEEQIEKNLDSLVIEYE, translated from the coding sequence TTGAATCAAGAGAGACTAAATAACTTAAAGAAAAACTTATGGAATACTGCAGATGAATTACGGGCAAATTCAGGTTTAAAAGCTTCATCTTACTCAATTCCCGTACTTGGACTAATCTTTTTAAAGTTCGCAGATGCAAAATACGAACAATATGAATCTGAAATTATGCAAGAGTATGAAGCGTTAAAAGGTGGAAGACGTGAAAAAAGAATTGAAGAGATAGCAATTGAAAAATGCGGGTTTTATTTACCAGAACAATCGCGTTTTTCATATTTACTTAATTTAAACGAAGAGGAAGATATAGCCAATAAAGTTAAGGATGCAATGGAAGGTATAGAAGAATATTCTCCAGAATTTGTAGGCGTATTACCAAAAGATAATTATCATAATTTAAATGCTGAAGATAACAACAAAATTTTAAACAGACTACTGAGAAACTTTAATGACATTCCAACAGATTCCCAAAATGATATCTTTGGCGAAGTCTATGAATATTTTCTAGGAGAATTTGCATTAGCTGAAGGCCAAGGTGGAGGAGAGTTCTACACACCTAGAAGTGTTGTACGTTATATGGTTGAAGTTTTGCAACCAATGGAAGGAAAGGTGTTAGACCCTGCTTGTGGTTCTGGTGGTATGTTTGTTCAAACAGCTCATTATGCCCAAGAACATAAAGTAAAGAATGGCGGAACACCTTTAAACTTAAGAGCGTATGGAGTAGAACGCACAGGTGAAACAGTTAAACTAGCAAAAATGAACTTATTTTTAAATAATATCCGTGGGGAAGTAACAGAGGCAAATTCATATTATGCCGATCCATATGATTCATTTGGTAATTTTGATTACGTATTAGCGAATCCGCCATTTAATGTTGACAATGTTGAATTGGATTTAGTAAAGGATCAACAAAGGTTTAATACATATGGTGTACCTCAAACTAAAGGTAAAAAGCCAAAAGTACCAAATGGAAATTACTTATGGATTAATCAATTTGCCACTGCATTAAATGAAACAGGAAAAGCATCACTCGTTATGGCGAACTCCGCTTCAGATGCAGGACATAGTGAAAAGGAAATCCGCAAAGCATTAATAGAAGATGGTATTGTTTCTCAAATGGTTGCACTTCCATCAAATATGTTTAGTACTGTAACTTTACCAGCTACATTATGGTTCTTTGATAAACAAAAGAAAAAGAAAGATGAAATACTATTTATTGATGCACGCAATATATTTACTCAAGTCGATCGCGCATTAAGAGAGTTTTCTGACGAGCAAATAAAGAACCTAGCCATTATTAACCGTTTATATGAAGAAGATAGTGAAAGTTTTTATTCACTGATTAAGGAATATGAGATGAATAGCGATAATGCAGACTCAGAAGAAGATAAGAAATATTTCCAGAAACAAATTGATTGGTTGCTAGAACGTTTTCCTGATGGAAAATATCAAGATGTCATCGGTTTATGTAAAGTGGCTCAGCTTGATGGTGAAGATGGAATTATCGATCAAGATTATTCACTAAATCCTGGAAGGTATGTAGGTGTTGTCATTGAAGATGATGGCATGGCAGCGGATGAGTATAAGGAAAAACTATCAGATTTAAATGATGAATTCAAACAATTAAATGAAGAAGCAAAAGACTTGGAAGAACAGATTGAAAAGAATTTGGATAGTTTGGTGATTGAGTATGAGTGA
- a CDS encoding SIR2 family protein, giving the protein MSVEIVKQLRKIAITKQVNFLLGSGTSVPAIPLMGAFRDGNDKSANEQLFERVQKVSKKLLIKNKCELAEKDVYTVLENYQKFIESIVSILNLSNSRQTPKNVNVFTTNYDLYIERATDQILKKYKLVFNDGATGYFDRYLDSSNFNRTVSYKGLNDNYINEIPSITLIKPHGSINWKKQDQNIVIKNEVVEESIIVKPDGYEASTTFENNHFHEMLRIFQMELDKPQSVLFVIGFSFQDKHIAKMVKRAVQNPELIVYVFGFTDSDRQTYLDNLNFENERPNFRILTPKDFDEAYINKHSENTNDEKWFSFTLSNLTNILNGIKLEESKDDNA; this is encoded by the coding sequence ATGAGTGTAGAGATTGTAAAGCAATTGAGAAAAATAGCGATAACAAAACAAGTTAATTTCCTTTTAGGATCTGGGACATCAGTACCCGCTATTCCATTAATGGGTGCATTTCGTGATGGAAATGACAAGTCGGCTAATGAGCAGTTATTTGAACGTGTTCAGAAAGTTAGTAAAAAATTATTAATTAAAAATAAGTGTGAACTGGCAGAAAAAGATGTTTATACAGTTTTGGAAAACTATCAAAAATTTATAGAGAGCATTGTTTCTATACTTAATTTGTCTAATTCTCGACAGACACCAAAAAACGTGAATGTTTTTACAACCAATTATGATTTATATATTGAAAGAGCAACGGATCAGATTTTAAAAAAGTATAAGTTGGTGTTTAATGATGGAGCTACAGGATATTTTGATCGTTACTTAGACAGTTCCAATTTTAATAGAACAGTTTCATATAAAGGGTTAAATGATAATTACATCAATGAAATTCCGTCAATAACATTGATAAAGCCACACGGATCAATCAATTGGAAAAAACAAGATCAAAATATTGTAATTAAAAATGAGGTAGTTGAAGAATCAATTATAGTTAAACCAGACGGATATGAGGCATCAACTACTTTTGAAAACAATCATTTTCATGAAATGTTGCGTATTTTTCAAATGGAGTTAGATAAGCCACAATCAGTTTTATTTGTTATTGGTTTCTCTTTTCAGGATAAACATATTGCAAAAATGGTTAAACGAGCAGTACAAAATCCCGAATTAATAGTATACGTATTTGGATTTACTGATAGTGATAGGCAAACTTACTTAGACAATTTAAATTTTGAAAACGAAAGACCGAATTTTAGAATATTGACACCTAAAGATTTTGATGAAGCTTATATTAATAAGCATAGTGAAAATACAAACGATGAAAAGTGGTTTAGTTTTACTCTATCAAACCTAACGAATATATTGAATGGTATTAAATTGGAGGAATCCAAAGATGATAACGCATAG
- a CDS encoding restriction endonuclease subunit S codes for MSEWKTIKLKDFVTLKRGYDLPHDKSREGNYPVIASTNIRSYHNEYKVDPPVVTVGRSGSIGKVQIVNKKAWPLNTTLYVKDSKGNNTNFIYYFLQTMGLEQFNSGAGVPTLNRNHIGLLKIKIPDIKKQEKIANVLSTYDKLIENNNRRIEVLEQAAEEIYKEWFVRMRFPGYENTKFVKGIPEGWEVKKIGDIFNVSSSKRVYSSDYVESGIPFYRSKEVIKLSNGEAVSELLHISDNKYEEFKKKFGVPQRNDILITSVGTIGIPLLITDDNPFYFKDGNLTWIQSSSNPVLSYYLYYWLNSDMGYRSLQMYTIGTSQSALTITNLKRLKLLLPNETVLHKFNDIFRDLNMKKDYLNQQNQNLIKQRDLLLPRLMNGSIEVK; via the coding sequence ATGAGTGAGTGGAAAACAATCAAGTTAAAAGACTTTGTTACTTTAAAAAGGGGATACGACTTACCCCATGATAAAAGCAGGGAAGGAAATTATCCAGTTATTGCTTCTACTAATATTCGTAGCTATCATAACGAATATAAAGTTGATCCCCCCGTAGTAACGGTGGGACGATCGGGTTCCATAGGCAAGGTGCAAATTGTGAACAAAAAGGCTTGGCCATTGAACACAACTTTATATGTAAAAGATTCTAAAGGAAATAATACTAATTTTATATATTACTTTTTGCAGACAATGGGTTTAGAGCAGTTTAATTCTGGAGCAGGAGTTCCAACATTAAACAGAAATCATATCGGCTTGTTAAAAATAAAAATCCCTGATATAAAGAAACAGGAAAAAATAGCAAATGTCCTTTCTACATACGATAAACTAATTGAAAATAACAATCGTAGAATTGAAGTTTTAGAACAAGCTGCGGAAGAGATTTATAAAGAATGGTTTGTGCGAATGAGATTTCCAGGATATGAAAACACGAAGTTTGTTAAAGGAATACCTGAAGGATGGGAAGTAAAAAAAATAGGCGATATATTTAATGTTTCTTCCAGCAAAAGAGTATACAGTTCCGATTATGTAGAATCTGGAATTCCATTCTACCGATCTAAAGAGGTTATAAAACTATCAAATGGTGAAGCAGTATCAGAACTATTACATATATCGGATAATAAGTACGAGGAATTTAAAAAGAAATTCGGTGTACCTCAAAGAAATGATATTTTAATTACATCTGTTGGAACAATAGGCATCCCACTGCTTATTACTGACGATAATCCATTTTATTTTAAGGATGGGAACCTAACATGGATTCAGAGTAGTTCAAACCCAGTACTCTCATATTATTTATATTATTGGCTAAATTCTGATATGGGGTATCGGAGCTTACAGATGTATACAATAGGTACATCACAAAGTGCTTTAACAATAACTAATTTGAAGAGGTTAAAATTGTTATTACCAAATGAAACTGTGTTACATAAATTTAATGATATTTTTAGAGATTTAAATATGAAAAAGGATTATTTAAATCAACAAAATCAAAATCTCATCAAACAACGTGATTTACTTCTACCACGTTTGATGAACGGTTCAATTGAAGTGAAATGA